One window of the Capnocytophaga haemolytica genome contains the following:
- a CDS encoding 1-deoxy-D-xylulose-5-phosphate synthase translates to MKQLLQHINSPADVRKLPVEALPALAEELRAYIIEVMSERGGHLGASLGVVELTVALHYVFNTPSDPLIWDVGHQCYAHKILTGRREAFRNIRQEGGISGFPKREESTYDVFGTGHSSTSLSVTLGMAMAADLAGDKSQVHIAVIGDASIVSGMAFEALNYAGTTQANMLIVLNDNAMAIDPTVGALATYFSGLRAGEEDTFFGDLNITYKGKVDGHNLPALITALEAEKDGSGVRLLHVITTKGKGLAQAEQQQSKYHSTGAFDKVTGLPFTEKTALPDKYQDVVGKTLTELALNNPRIVAITPAMTTGSGLLTMKAQFPDRVLDVGIAEQHAVTFAAGWAVAGFVPYCVVYSTFLQRAYDQLIHDVALQNLPVVFCIDRAGLVEDGATHHGVFDIGFLRVVPNLVIASPRNATELRNLLYTAQEGLPYPIAIRYPRGRCHQQDWQQAFESIPIGKGVVLKEGSEVAVISIGTTYELALEQIAQAKEAERFGLFDIRFLKPLDEDLLQHIFQKYKVIITIEEGSAIGGLGSAIAAFAAKGGYTNTLKIVGLPDRFVTEAEGRTSLQQGLASALKEL, encoded by the coding sequence ATGAAGCAGTTACTACAACATATCAATTCACCTGCGGATGTGCGCAAGCTCCCTGTGGAGGCGCTCCCTGCTTTGGCTGAGGAGCTGCGGGCGTACATCATAGAAGTGATGTCGGAGCGAGGTGGGCACCTTGGGGCAAGTCTCGGGGTGGTGGAGCTCACAGTGGCATTGCATTATGTTTTCAATACGCCTTCTGACCCGCTGATATGGGACGTGGGACATCAGTGTTACGCCCATAAGATACTCACGGGCAGGCGTGAGGCTTTTCGGAACATACGTCAGGAAGGAGGTATTAGTGGGTTCCCCAAGAGAGAAGAAAGCACTTACGACGTCTTTGGTACGGGGCATTCTTCGACCTCACTTTCTGTGACATTAGGAATGGCTATGGCAGCAGATTTGGCAGGTGATAAATCGCAGGTACATATTGCAGTGATTGGTGATGCTTCGATAGTGAGTGGAATGGCTTTTGAGGCGCTCAACTATGCAGGCACTACACAGGCGAATATGCTGATCGTGCTGAACGACAACGCTATGGCTATTGACCCTACTGTGGGGGCACTAGCTACTTACTTTTCGGGCTTGCGTGCGGGTGAGGAAGATACTTTCTTTGGGGATCTGAACATCACCTATAAGGGTAAGGTGGACGGGCACAACCTCCCTGCGCTGATTACGGCTTTAGAGGCAGAGAAGGACGGCAGTGGTGTACGCCTTCTGCACGTGATTACCACCAAAGGTAAAGGCTTAGCGCAGGCAGAACAACAGCAGAGCAAATACCACTCCACAGGAGCTTTTGACAAGGTGACGGGGTTGCCCTTTACTGAAAAGACTGCTCTCCCCGATAAATACCAAGACGTAGTAGGCAAGACACTTACGGAGCTCGCCCTTAACAACCCTCGCATTGTGGCAATTACCCCAGCAATGACCACAGGCAGTGGTTTACTCACGATGAAAGCACAGTTTCCCGATCGGGTGCTGGACGTAGGCATTGCCGAGCAACACGCTGTGACTTTTGCGGCAGGCTGGGCTGTAGCGGGATTCGTACCTTACTGTGTGGTGTATTCCACCTTTCTGCAACGCGCTTATGATCAACTTATTCACGATGTGGCGCTGCAAAATCTCCCTGTGGTATTCTGTATTGATAGGGCGGGCTTGGTGGAAGATGGCGCAACGCACCACGGTGTATTTGATATAGGTTTTCTACGTGTTGTGCCTAACCTCGTAATCGCCTCACCTCGCAATGCCACTGAGCTACGCAACTTGCTATACACCGCCCAAGAGGGACTCCCCTACCCTATTGCGATACGCTACCCACGCGGGCGTTGCCATCAGCAGGATTGGCAGCAGGCTTTTGAAAGCATCCCTATTGGGAAAGGAGTTGTACTGAAAGAGGGATCGGAGGTGGCTGTAATCAGCATTGGAACCACTTATGAACTGGCGCTTGAGCAGATCGCACAGGCAAAAGAGGCTGAGCGTTTTGGCTTGTTTGACATCCGCTTTCTCAAGCCTTTGGACGAGGATTTGCTACAACACATTTTCCAAAAATACAAGGTTATCATTACCATAGAAGAAGGCAGTGCAATAGGCGGTTTAGGTAGTGCTATCGCAGCATTTGCAGCAAAGGGCGGCTACACGAACACTTTGAAGATTGTAGGCTTGCCTGATAGGTTCGTGACCGAAGCAGAAGGACGCACTTCGCTACAGCAAGGCTTGGCAAGTGCTTTAAAGGAACTTTAA
- a CDS encoding DUF3078 domain-containing protein: MRNIIYISLFLCSCSAIGQIRKAKEVTYPVKSDTITVQDDPEALKYTFKRFKQQQEKWFKFNQVGLNMSEVTFSNWSAGGENSISGLMNGRFRRRYNERTYFWDNELEINYGINAQKGREVRKTDDKLSLVSAIGYRGNSESFWYYTARYQFLSQISNGYNYPDTEKAISKFFAPAYITFGLGGEYAPDPEKTHFNIFLSPITAKTTLVLDKTLSDEGAFGVDKGKKSHTELGFSINGQWNKKLMENILFDTRFSFYGDYLKKFGNIDVDWEANLNLKVNSYVQARVGVHIKYDDDVKFYSYKDAAGETHTYGARTQFKQILGIGILYTF, translated from the coding sequence ATGAGGAACATTATCTACATTAGCTTATTTTTATGCAGTTGTTCTGCGATAGGGCAAATACGTAAAGCTAAGGAAGTTACCTACCCTGTAAAATCGGATACCATCACTGTGCAGGATGATCCAGAGGCTCTGAAATACACCTTCAAGCGCTTTAAGCAGCAGCAAGAGAAATGGTTCAAGTTCAACCAAGTAGGCTTGAATATGAGTGAGGTAACCTTCTCAAACTGGAGTGCAGGGGGTGAGAACTCTATTTCGGGTTTGATGAATGGACGCTTTCGCAGGCGTTATAATGAACGCACTTACTTCTGGGATAATGAACTGGAAATCAACTATGGTATCAATGCTCAGAAAGGGCGTGAGGTACGCAAGACCGACGATAAACTATCGTTAGTATCGGCGATTGGCTACCGTGGCAATTCGGAATCGTTTTGGTATTACACGGCACGCTATCAGTTTCTTTCACAAATAAGCAACGGGTATAATTACCCAGACACTGAAAAGGCGATCTCAAAGTTCTTTGCACCAGCATATATCACGTTTGGTTTGGGAGGAGAATATGCTCCTGATCCTGAGAAGACACATTTTAATATCTTCCTTTCGCCTATCACAGCAAAAACGACCTTAGTACTCGACAAGACGCTATCTGACGAAGGGGCTTTCGGAGTGGATAAGGGGAAGAAATCGCATACGGAACTGGGGTTTTCAATCAACGGACAATGGAATAAGAAGCTGATGGAGAACATCTTGTTTGACACGAGGTTTAGCTTCTACGGCGATTATCTCAAGAAGTTTGGTAATATAGATGTAGATTGGGAGGCGAACCTCAATCTGAAGGTGAATAGCTATGTGCAGGCTCGCGTAGGGGTACACATTAAGTACGACGACGACGTGAAGTTTTACTCATACAAAGATGCAGCAGGTGAGACACATACCTATGGAGCACGCACACAGTTTAAGCAAATATTAGGGATAGGCATTTTATATACTTTCTGA
- a CDS encoding thymidine kinase, whose protein sequence is MFLENTIHHTGEHFGWIEVICGSMFSGKTEELIRRLRRAQFAKQKVEIFKPSFDTRYDDTNIVSHNANEIPSTPVEAATQILLLADGCDVVGIDEAQFFDDEIVNVCNDLANRGVRVIVAGLDMDYKGKPFGPMPNLMAIAEYVTKVHAICTHTGNLAHYSYRKVANDSQRLLGEQESYEPLSRAAFYKAMKDKR, encoded by the coding sequence ATGTTTTTAGAGAATACAATCCATCATACGGGCGAGCATTTTGGCTGGATAGAGGTGATCTGTGGGTCAATGTTTTCGGGTAAGACCGAGGAGCTGATCCGCAGGCTGCGTCGTGCGCAATTTGCGAAACAAAAGGTTGAGATCTTTAAGCCGAGTTTCGATACGCGTTATGACGATACAAATATCGTTTCGCACAATGCTAACGAGATCCCTTCAACCCCTGTGGAAGCAGCTACCCAGATATTACTTTTGGCAGACGGCTGCGATGTGGTGGGCATCGACGAGGCGCAGTTCTTTGATGATGAGATTGTGAATGTGTGCAATGACCTCGCCAACCGCGGCGTACGGGTGATTGTGGCAGGCTTGGATATGGACTACAAAGGCAAGCCTTTTGGACCGATGCCTAACTTGATGGCTATCGCTGAGTATGTTACCAAGGTGCACGCAATATGCACTCACACGGGCAACTTAGCCCATTACAGCTATCGCAAAGTGGCAAATGACAGCCAGCGACTGCTCGGCGAGCAAGAGAGTTATGAACCGCTGAGTAGGGCTGCCTTCTATAAAGCGATGAAAGACAAAAGATAA
- a CDS encoding ABC transporter ATP-binding protein codes for MKRLLEIAGERKGLLFASCLLAVVHTLLTLVPYVLVFYILQQITQAAPDFTAVKDYLVQAVWIVVLSMVCFLLSGALSHIAAFNILFGLRKRLTEKIGRLPMGYLGARNSGVFKKILTDDVERIETFIAHQIPDFVKAIALPLVTLVYLFTVDWRLALASLFPLVLLAVLLPAMFVGENRTLTEKYNASLEEMNAGIVEYVRAIPVMKIFQQSAESFEKYGAKVKRFHHFVSAWIRRSSMPFAVFMSFSSNAVLPVLAVGLYLYFHNGLSLSTLMLFLILGTGYVRPLFALSNMAMQLQLINRGVAQIDGILSEAELPNNNTIAAPTRYDVRFKEVSFAYDGVHKVLFDIDFECEEGTITALVGPSGAGKSTVAQLLSRFWDVQEGAIEIGGVDIRQFPIEELMQRVSFVFQDSFMFQQSMYENIRMGMDKTREEIERAARLAQIHELIMRLPEGYDTPFGAEGVHLSGGEQQRFQLARAILKDAPILILDEATAFADPENEHKIQQAMRELIRHKTVLIIAHRLSTITDADQIIVFDKGEINAKGTHEQLLAQSELYKRMWDFQERALSFEL; via the coding sequence ATGAAACGACTTTTAGAAATAGCTGGGGAGCGCAAGGGACTGCTCTTTGCCTCGTGTCTCTTAGCGGTAGTCCACACCTTGCTCACGCTGGTGCCTTACGTATTGGTGTTCTACATTCTGCAACAGATAACGCAAGCGGCACCTGACTTTACCGCCGTAAAGGACTATTTGGTGCAGGCCGTGTGGATTGTAGTGCTCAGTATGGTGTGCTTTCTGCTCTCGGGGGCACTCTCGCACATAGCTGCCTTCAACATTCTCTTTGGTTTGCGCAAACGCCTCACAGAGAAGATTGGGCGACTGCCAATGGGCTATCTGGGAGCGCGCAACTCGGGGGTATTTAAGAAAATACTCACGGACGATGTGGAGCGCATCGAGACTTTTATCGCTCACCAAATACCCGACTTCGTAAAGGCGATTGCCCTGCCATTGGTAACGCTCGTCTACCTCTTCACTGTCGATTGGAGATTGGCATTGGCAAGTCTTTTCCCATTGGTGCTTTTGGCTGTACTGCTCCCAGCGATGTTTGTAGGCGAAAATCGCACTCTTACCGAGAAGTACAATGCCTCGCTCGAAGAGATGAATGCGGGCATAGTGGAGTATGTACGGGCGATCCCTGTGATGAAGATATTCCAGCAGTCGGCAGAGAGCTTTGAGAAGTACGGGGCGAAGGTAAAGCGTTTTCACCACTTTGTCAGTGCGTGGATACGGCGCAGTTCGATGCCTTTTGCGGTCTTTATGAGCTTTTCGAGCAATGCCGTGCTGCCTGTGTTGGCGGTAGGCTTATACCTGTATTTCCACAACGGGCTTTCGCTATCTACGCTTATGCTATTTCTCATATTGGGTACGGGCTATGTGCGCCCCCTATTTGCGCTGAGCAATATGGCAATGCAACTGCAACTCATCAACCGTGGGGTGGCACAGATTGACGGTATCCTGAGTGAGGCAGAGCTGCCCAATAACAATACCATTGCCGCTCCAACCCGTTACGATGTGCGTTTTAAGGAGGTCAGTTTTGCTTATGATGGGGTGCATAAGGTGCTTTTTGATATTGATTTTGAGTGTGAGGAAGGAACGATAACCGCCTTGGTAGGACCTTCGGGGGCAGGGAAAAGCACGGTAGCTCAGCTCTTGTCGCGCTTTTGGGACGTGCAAGAGGGGGCTATTGAGATTGGGGGCGTAGATATACGTCAGTTCCCCATTGAGGAGTTGATGCAGCGGGTGTCGTTTGTGTTTCAGGACAGTTTTATGTTCCAGCAGTCGATGTATGAGAATATCCGTATGGGTATGGACAAGACGCGTGAGGAGATAGAGCGTGCGGCGCGACTGGCGCAAATCCACGAGCTGATAATGCGCCTACCCGAGGGCTACGATACGCCTTTTGGGGCTGAGGGAGTGCACCTGAGTGGCGGCGAGCAGCAGCGTTTTCAGTTGGCACGGGCAATTCTCAAAGATGCCCCTATATTGATATTGGACGAGGCGACGGCTTTTGCCGACCCTGAGAATGAGCACAAGATACAGCAGGCGATGCGCGAACTTATACGCCATAAAACGGTGCTTATCATTGCCCACCGCCTGAGCACTATCACCGATGCCGACCAGATTATCGTCTTTGACAAAGGTGAGATAAATGCCAAAGGAACACACGAACAGCTCTTGGCACAGTCGGAGCTTTACAAGAGGATGTGGGACTTTCAGGAGAGAGCTTTGAGCTTTGAGCTTTGA
- a CDS encoding ABC transporter ATP-binding protein, whose product MYKNIKYILSLNPKEARKTVLWELLHSWLIAAPAGFLLVVLWELFAPAPRMWVIYSVLIGMAVLLVTQLFVASRTLISSNLLVYDIATKVRIMLGNKLQRFSLGFFKKRDPGEIGGVVLQDVGSFEHIFGHSFGNMCAAIFGTVLLSVFLFFCNWQLTLCLLAALPLVYPVLKAGTYIVDKLQLSRGQVQARNTAAAKFLEYVQGIRHLKSYGYTGANYKGLIAAYADLKRKSIRLETIPGPSVTLSFIVLEMGFLAMLALGIYYLTHHEITVPVLLTFLILGYTLYNPIKVVLVDYLMIRYMNESMRRVIDVLNEPTMESEKDLFPTHYDISFENVSFGYLDKPTVQGLNFTVPQHSMVALVGHSGSGKTTIASLIARFWDVNSGAIRIGGVDVRDIRQEQFYGLISEVFQEVYLFDDTIYNNIKVGNPKATEAEILDAAERAQVLSFAWDLPEGLHTPVGEGGSKLSGGQKQRISIARALLKDAPIVLLDEATASLDPENEVYIQQAIMELIKDKTVVVIAHKLATIRAAQQILVLEEGKIAERGTHQELMAQQGIYHRLWTLQQQSGGFKVK is encoded by the coding sequence ATGTACAAGAATATCAAATATATATTATCATTAAATCCCAAGGAGGCACGCAAGACCGTGCTTTGGGAATTATTGCACAGTTGGCTCATAGCAGCCCCTGCGGGCTTTCTGTTGGTAGTGCTGTGGGAATTGTTTGCCCCTGCACCACGTATGTGGGTTATTTACAGTGTGCTCATCGGTATGGCAGTGCTATTGGTCACACAGCTTTTTGTAGCCTCACGCACGCTTATTAGCTCTAATCTATTGGTATACGACATTGCCACCAAAGTGCGCATTATGTTGGGCAATAAATTACAGCGTTTTTCATTAGGCTTTTTTAAGAAGCGCGACCCAGGTGAGATTGGCGGTGTGGTGCTGCAAGATGTAGGCTCTTTTGAGCATATTTTTGGTCATAGCTTTGGCAATATGTGTGCGGCAATTTTCGGTACGGTACTGCTCTCAGTCTTCTTGTTCTTCTGCAATTGGCAACTGACGCTCTGCCTCTTGGCTGCATTGCCCTTGGTGTATCCCGTGCTCAAAGCAGGCACTTACATTGTGGATAAGTTGCAACTCAGCCGAGGGCAAGTGCAGGCGCGCAATACCGCAGCGGCGAAGTTCTTAGAGTACGTGCAGGGGATACGCCACTTAAAGTCGTATGGCTATACGGGGGCAAACTATAAAGGGCTTATAGCGGCTTATGCTGATCTGAAGCGCAAGAGTATCCGCTTAGAGACCATTCCTGGGCCGAGTGTTACGCTTTCGTTTATCGTTTTGGAAATGGGCTTCTTGGCAATGCTCGCCTTAGGCATTTACTACCTGACGCACCACGAGATAACTGTGCCTGTGCTGCTTACTTTCCTCATCTTGGGCTATACGCTCTATAACCCTATCAAGGTGGTGCTGGTGGATTACCTGATGATTCGGTATATGAATGAGAGTATGCGCCGCGTGATTGATGTGCTTAATGAGCCTACGATGGAAAGTGAGAAAGACCTCTTCCCCACACACTACGACATCTCTTTTGAGAACGTCAGTTTTGGTTATTTAGATAAGCCGACAGTGCAGGGCCTGAACTTCACCGTGCCACAGCACTCAATGGTAGCCTTAGTAGGGCACTCGGGCTCAGGGAAGACTACCATAGCCTCTCTCATAGCACGCTTTTGGGACGTGAATAGCGGTGCAATACGCATCGGAGGGGTAGATGTGCGCGATATACGTCAGGAGCAGTTTTATGGGCTTATCAGTGAGGTATTTCAAGAGGTATATCTCTTTGACGATACGATCTACAACAATATCAAAGTCGGCAACCCTAAGGCTACTGAGGCAGAGATACTCGATGCAGCTGAGCGCGCACAGGTGCTTTCCTTTGCGTGGGATTTACCCGAAGGCTTACATACCCCTGTAGGCGAAGGGGGCAGTAAGCTCTCGGGCGGACAGAAGCAGCGTATCAGCATTGCTCGTGCCCTACTGAAAGATGCCCCTATAGTGCTCTTAGATGAAGCTACCGCAAGTCTTGACCCTGAGAATGAGGTATATATACAGCAAGCAATAATGGAACTTATCAAGGATAAGACCGTGGTGGTCATCGCCCATAAGCTGGCAACCATACGTGCAGCACAGCAGATACTCGTACTCGAAGAAGGTAAAATTGCCGAGCGCGGCACGCACCAAGAGCTAATGGCTCAGCAAGGTATCTACCACCGACTTTGGACTTTGCAACAGCAATCAGGAGGGTTTAAGGTGAAGTAA
- a CDS encoding DMP19 family protein, whose amino-acid sequence MLLAKDIIVTQEAMDSTDSYDLVMSNIDVVNGLFSRYLNEEEICREALYSYYVDYYLAQVYNGGFSQFVYNCPNVTVFNLVGEGLEAIEAYKHLELFAAFNKLLSGLTEQELRDFLSNDYFGENPTRDRLDVHNDVFYDLNNKSESLIEMNAHYLRRHPRLEVVPEADLEDRLDAIAAQITDLEERKAAAEANEKGFYFTLEGEEL is encoded by the coding sequence ATGTTATTAGCAAAAGATATTATTGTAACGCAGGAGGCGATGGATAGCACCGATAGTTATGACTTGGTGATGAGCAATATTGACGTGGTCAATGGGCTTTTCAGTCGCTACCTCAATGAGGAGGAGATCTGCCGTGAGGCACTTTACAGCTATTATGTGGATTACTATCTGGCGCAGGTATACAATGGGGGGTTCTCGCAATTTGTGTATAACTGTCCGAATGTGACGGTCTTCAACCTTGTGGGTGAGGGTTTGGAGGCAATAGAGGCGTATAAGCATTTGGAGCTGTTTGCCGCTTTTAATAAGCTCCTTAGCGGGCTTACAGAGCAGGAGTTGCGCGATTTTCTATCTAATGATTACTTTGGTGAGAACCCTACACGCGATCGCCTTGATGTGCATAATGATGTCTTCTACGACTTGAATAACAAGAGTGAAAGCCTCATAGAGATGAATGCGCACTATCTGCGGCGTCATCCGCGTTTGGAGGTAGTGCCTGAAGCTGATTTGGAGGATAGGCTCGATGCTATAGCAGCGCAAATCACCGATTTGGAGGAGCGCAAAGCAGCTGCTGAAGCCAATGAGAAGGGATTTTACTTTACGCTTGAAGGGGAGGAATTATAA
- a CDS encoding TerC family protein: MEYLFSIDALVALLTLTFLEIVLGIDNVIFISIVTGKLPEHQRRRATRVGLFLAMFLRIGLLSFVSYLAHLKDPWLSLDWGWFKADFNGQALILLAGGIFLLYKSTHEIHAKVNHIEHITESDNPQQRQHASFGAIIAQILMIDVIFSLDSILTAVGMTNGMEGSLCVMIIAVVLSVGIMMLFANPVGDFVNRNPSIQILALSFLILIGFMLITEAMHLSDAVLAGQHVGAVPKGYLYFAIAFSLGVEFLNMRMRKKAK, encoded by the coding sequence ATGGAATACCTTTTTAGTATCGATGCCTTAGTGGCTCTCTTGACCCTGACGTTCTTAGAAATCGTCTTGGGGATTGACAACGTGATATTTATCTCAATCGTTACAGGTAAGTTGCCCGAGCATCAGCGTAGGCGCGCCACACGCGTGGGGCTCTTCTTGGCGATGTTCTTGCGTATCGGCCTCTTGAGCTTTGTCTCGTACTTGGCACACCTCAAAGACCCGTGGCTATCGCTCGACTGGGGCTGGTTTAAGGCTGACTTTAATGGGCAGGCACTCATATTGCTCGCAGGGGGTATCTTCCTCTTGTATAAATCCACACACGAGATTCACGCCAAGGTAAACCACATAGAGCACATAACCGAGTCCGACAATCCACAGCAGCGGCAACACGCTTCCTTTGGGGCGATCATCGCACAGATACTGATGATAGACGTGATATTCTCGTTGGATAGTATCCTCACCGCCGTGGGTATGACCAACGGAATGGAGGGCTCGCTCTGCGTGATGATCATCGCCGTAGTGCTCTCAGTCGGGATAATGATGCTCTTTGCTAACCCTGTGGGCGACTTTGTGAATCGCAATCCTTCCATCCAGATATTGGCACTCTCGTTCCTGATACTCATAGGCTTTATGCTTATCACCGAGGCAATGCACCTCTCCGATGCAGTCCTCGCAGGGCAACACGTAGGGGCAGTGCCTAAGGGCTATCTCTACTTTGCGATCGCCTTCTCGCTGGGGGTAGAGTTCTTAAATATGCGTATGCGCAAAAAGGCAAAGTAA
- a CDS encoding ATP-binding protein, translating into MDFNDIIGYEKIKGYLTESVDAGRIPHAQLFAAAEGQGALPMAIAYASYLLGKDKPQAQLQLKGLAHPDLHFAFPTSTTDKVKKDPVSSLFMEEWRQFLSEQPYGSVFDWFSFLGIEKKQANIGVAEAKEITSKLALKSFDGGYKVMIIWMAEKMNSESANKLLKLLEEPPEKTVFLLVVEDEAAVLDTIRSRCQVLRFPPLGEQAIREALIARGIEANQAHRIAVRAQGNYHKALQLIDNKEGEEALFERWFISWVRSAYRAKGNKAAIQGLLQWSDEINTYGRETQKLFLLYCSEVFRQALLQNYATEGLVYMQFADASFDLRKFAPFIHGNNIESIHKLIEEAIFHVERNGNGKVIFTDLAIKLTRLIHTKP; encoded by the coding sequence ATGGATTTTAACGATATTATAGGTTACGAGAAAATCAAGGGCTACCTCACAGAGAGTGTAGACGCAGGGCGCATACCCCACGCACAGCTCTTTGCCGCCGCTGAGGGGCAGGGGGCATTGCCAATGGCCATTGCCTACGCTTCCTACTTATTGGGCAAGGATAAGCCACAGGCACAGTTGCAATTGAAGGGTTTGGCACACCCTGACCTACATTTTGCCTTCCCAACTTCCACCACCGATAAGGTGAAAAAAGACCCCGTAAGCAGTCTCTTTATGGAGGAGTGGCGGCAGTTCCTCAGCGAGCAGCCTTATGGCAGTGTCTTTGATTGGTTCTCATTCCTTGGGATAGAGAAAAAGCAGGCCAATATAGGGGTAGCAGAGGCGAAGGAGATCACCAGCAAGCTCGCCCTAAAATCCTTTGACGGGGGCTATAAGGTGATGATTATCTGGATGGCTGAAAAGATGAATAGTGAGTCGGCAAATAAGCTGCTCAAGCTCTTGGAAGAGCCACCAGAGAAGACCGTCTTCCTGCTCGTAGTAGAAGACGAGGCAGCCGTGCTCGATACCATACGCTCGCGCTGCCAAGTATTGCGTTTTCCACCGCTGGGAGAACAGGCCATCCGCGAGGCACTTATCGCCAGAGGGATAGAGGCTAACCAAGCGCATCGCATCGCTGTACGTGCGCAGGGCAATTACCATAAAGCGCTGCAACTCATCGACAATAAAGAGGGCGAGGAGGCTCTCTTTGAGCGGTGGTTTATCAGTTGGGTGCGCTCGGCATATCGCGCTAAGGGCAATAAGGCTGCCATACAAGGACTCTTGCAGTGGAGCGATGAGATTAACACATACGGGCGGGAGACACAAAAGCTCTTTTTGCTCTACTGCTCAGAAGTATTTCGGCAGGCACTCCTGCAGAACTACGCCACCGAAGGGCTCGTGTATATGCAGTTCGCCGATGCGAGTTTCGACCTCCGTAAGTTTGCCCCTTTTATCCACGGCAATAATATTGAGAGCATCCACAAGCTCATTGAGGAGGCTATCTTCCACGTTGAGCGCAATGGCAACGGCAAAGTGATCTTCACCGACCTTGCTATCAAACTTACACGATTAATACACACAAAACCATAG
- the purB gene encoding adenylosuccinate lyase: MSLQAISPIDGRYAAQTAALVPYFSEEALIRYRIQVEVEYFIALCEAPLPQLQSFPKTNYVALRALYTNFNTEEALKVKEIEKTTNHDVKAVEYYLKQAFDTLGLEKYKEFIHFGLTSQDINNTAIPLSLKEAVQQVYEPQLQELITTLKGYVKEWKDIPLLARTHGQPASPTRLGKEFEVFVVRLEQQLGLLRSVPFAAKFGGATGNYNAHKVAYPTRDWKAFGTHFVEEVLGLHHSFPTTQIEHYDHLAALFDGLKRINTILIDLNRDLWGYISMEYFKQKIKAGEVGSSAMPHKVNPIDFENSEGNLGLANALFEHLSAKLPVSRLQRDLTDSTVLRNVGVPFGHTLIALKSTLKGLGKLLLNEGTIREDLAAHWAVVAEAIQTILRREGYPNPYEALKGLTRTNAAITQETIAHFIDTLEVSEEVKAELKAITPENYTGV, encoded by the coding sequence ATGTCATTACAAGCAATTTCACCCATCGATGGGCGTTATGCAGCACAAACCGCTGCCTTAGTGCCTTATTTTTCAGAAGAAGCATTGATACGCTACCGCATACAGGTAGAAGTAGAGTACTTTATCGCCCTATGCGAGGCTCCGCTGCCTCAGCTCCAATCTTTTCCTAAGACGAATTACGTGGCATTGCGTGCTTTATATACAAACTTCAATACTGAGGAAGCCTTGAAGGTAAAAGAGATAGAAAAGACTACCAACCACGATGTGAAGGCAGTAGAATACTATCTCAAACAGGCTTTTGATACATTAGGATTAGAGAAATACAAGGAGTTTATCCACTTCGGACTCACTTCGCAAGATATTAACAACACGGCCATACCCCTCTCGCTCAAAGAAGCCGTACAGCAGGTGTATGAACCACAGTTACAAGAGCTTATCACCACACTCAAAGGCTATGTTAAGGAATGGAAAGATATACCCCTTTTGGCCCGCACTCACGGTCAGCCTGCTTCGCCTACGCGCTTAGGCAAGGAGTTTGAGGTGTTTGTAGTGCGCTTAGAGCAGCAATTGGGCTTACTCAGGTCAGTGCCTTTTGCCGCTAAGTTTGGAGGGGCTACGGGCAATTACAACGCCCATAAAGTAGCCTATCCCACTCGGGATTGGAAGGCGTTCGGCACCCACTTTGTAGAGGAAGTATTGGGGCTACATCACTCTTTCCCTACCACTCAAATAGAGCATTACGACCACTTGGCAGCCCTGTTTGATGGCCTAAAGCGCATCAATACCATACTCATAGACCTCAACAGAGACTTGTGGGGCTATATTTCTATGGAGTATTTTAAGCAGAAAATCAAAGCTGGGGAAGTAGGCTCATCGGCGATGCCTCACAAAGTAAATCCGATAGACTTTGAGAACTCAGAGGGTAACCTCGGCTTGGCCAACGCACTCTTTGAGCACCTTTCGGCAAAGCTGCCTGTATCGCGCTTGCAACGCGATCTTACCGATAGCACCGTCTTGCGCAACGTTGGGGTGCCCTTTGGGCATACGCTCATCGCCCTGAAATCAACCCTAAAAGGCTTGGGCAAGCTCTTGCTCAATGAGGGAACAATACGCGAGGATTTAGCGGCACATTGGGCAGTGGTAGCTGAGGCAATACAAACCATCTTGCGCCGCGAGGGCTATCCCAATCCTTATGAAGCTCTTAAAGGACTCACGCGCACCAATGCCGCCATCACACAAGAGACCATCGCGCACTTTATCGACACCCTTGAAGTATCTGAGGAGGTGAAAGCCGAACTCAAAGCCATTACCCCCGAGAATTATACGGGGGTGTAG